A region from the Enterobacteriaceae endosymbiont of Donacia clavipes genome encodes:
- the clpP gene encoding ATP-dependent Clp endopeptidase proteolytic subunit ClpP: MNTIPIVIEQTSKGERSYDIFSRLLKERIIFLTGTIEDSMANLIVAQILFLESEDPNKDIFIYINSPGGVITSGMCIYDTMQFVKSDISTLCIGQACSMAAFLLAAGNKNKRFCLPNARIMIHQPIGSYQGQVTDIEIQTQEILRIKNYLNKLFSFHTGKSIEIIEKDTNRDRFLTAKEAIKYGLIDNIISNKNNIIT, encoded by the coding sequence ATAAACACAATACCAATTGTAATTGAACAAACCTCTAAAGGAGAGAGATCATATGATATTTTTTCAAGATTATTAAAAGAACGTATTATTTTTTTAACAGGTACTATTGAAGATAGTATGGCTAATTTAATAGTTGCACAAATATTATTTTTAGAATCAGAAGATCCAAATAAAGATATATTTATTTATATAAATAGTCCTGGAGGTGTTATTACGTCAGGAATGTGTATTTATGATACTATGCAATTTGTTAAATCAGATATTAGTACTCTTTGTATAGGACAAGCATGTTCAATGGCAGCTTTTTTATTAGCAGCTGGGAATAAAAATAAAAGATTTTGTTTACCTAATGCCAGAATAATGATACATCAACCAATAGGAAGCTATCAAGGTCAGGTAACTGATATAGAAATTCAGACTCAAGAAATTTTAAGAATAAAAAATTACTTAAATAAACTTTTTTCATTTCATACAGGTAAATCTATTGAAATTATTGAAAAAGATACTAATAGAGATAGATTTTTAACAGCTAAGGAAGCAATAAAATATGGTTTAATAGATAATATTATTTCTAATAAAAATAATATTATTACTTAG
- a CDS encoding BolA/IbaG family iron-sulfur metabolism protein, whose protein sequence is MIIKKIKNKIKYKLKPIYLKINNNSHNHNNHISNLITHLEIIIVSNFFIEKKLINRHRLIYHIIGDILKDIHSLSLYTYTSSEWEKQKIHKI, encoded by the coding sequence ATGATTATAAAAAAAATAAAAAATAAAATAAAATACAAATTAAAACCTATATATTTAAAAATTAATAATAATAGTCATAATCATAATAATCATATATCAAATTTAATAACTCATTTAGAAATTATTATTGTTAGTAATTTTTTTATTGAAAAAAAATTAATTAATAGACACAGATTAATATATCATATTATAGGTGATATATTAAAAGATATTCATTCATTATCTTTATATACTTATACATCTAGTGAATGGGAAAAACAAAAAATTCATAAAATATAA
- a CDS encoding inositol monophosphatase family protein, which yields MRPMLNIAIRIIRNIGNIIIKNYEIQNINSDYNEYNINLFTKKINKNLNNMITKVIYNIYTKNITFLCKKKFFIFKYKKTIWIINPLDGVMNFFKKLPHFSISIAICIKGKTEISLVYDPLKNDLFTAIRGQNAQLNGYKLRCDKYFQKKNLLFALNTSYIFFTKKKNVNLINLFVENLISLRISGSISLDLAYLAANKIDCYLNNNVQNFNYLLAGELIIKESGGLITDFIGNCNYKNSTNILAGNADIIKLVISKIK from the coding sequence ATGCGTCCAATGCTTAATATTGCTATACGTATAATACGTAATATTGGTAATATCATTATTAAAAATTATGAAATACAAAATATAAATTCAGATTATAATGAATATAATATTAATTTATTTACAAAAAAAATTAATAAAAATTTAAATAATATGATTACTAAAGTAATTTATAATATATATACAAAAAATATTACTTTTTTATGTAAAAAAAAATTTTTTATTTTTAAATATAAAAAAACTATATGGATTATAAATCCTTTAGATGGAGTTATGAATTTTTTTAAAAAATTACCTCATTTTTCAATATCTATTGCTATTTGTATAAAAGGAAAAACTGAAATTTCTTTAGTATATGATCCATTAAAAAATGATTTATTTACTGCGATAAGAGGACAAAATGCTCAATTAAATGGTTATAAATTACGTTGTGATAAATATTTTCAAAAAAAAAATTTATTATTTGCTCTAAATACTAGTTATATTTTTTTTACAAAAAAAAAAAATGTTAATTTAATTAATTTATTTGTTGAAAATTTAATTTCGCTTAGAATAAGTGGTTCTATTTCTTTAGATTTAGCATATTTAGCAGCAAATAAAATTGATTGTTATTTAAATAATAATGTACAAAATTTTAATTATTTGCTTGCTGGAGAATTAATTATTAAAGAATCAGGTGGATTAATAACAGATTTTATAGGTAATTGTAATTATAAAAATTCTACTAACATATTAGCAGGTAATGCTGATATTATAAAATTAGTAATTTCTAAAATTAAATAA
- a CDS encoding NifU family protein, translating to MLQITESAQKYFLNLLSKKDINTYIRILVLKKNNILKGNISFCNIKKIKNDDIKLKFKKFFIFIEINSFKFLNNIKIDLIQKELSSKLEFIFLNKKYKENNTKTKDLKKNINIFIKNVINPKLSLHGGFIILKEITKNNILLLEFRGGCQGCMMSQYTLKNQIEKELLNNFPSIKGIYDITLHKKHKFSYY from the coding sequence ATGTTACAAATTACAGAATCAGCTCAAAAATATTTTTTAAATTTATTATCTAAAAAAGATATTAATACATATATTAGAATTTTAGTTTTAAAAAAAAATAATATTTTAAAAGGTAATATTTCTTTTTGTAATATAAAAAAAATAAAAAATGATGATATTAAATTAAAATTCAAAAAATTCTTTATATTTATAGAAATAAATAGTTTTAAATTTTTAAATAATATCAAAATTGATTTAATACAAAAAGAATTATCTTCTAAATTAGAATTTATATTTTTAAATAAAAAATATAAAGAAAATAACACAAAAACTAAAGATTTAAAAAAAAATATTAATATTTTTATAAAAAATGTAATTAATCCTAAGTTATCATTACACGGTGGTTTTATTATATTAAAGGAAATAACCAAAAATAATATTTTGTTATTAGAATTTCGTGGTGGTTGTCAGGGTTGTATGATGAGTCAATATACTCTTAAAAATCAAATAGAAAAAGAATTATTAAATAACTTTCCTAGTATTAAAGGAATATATGATATAACTTTACATAAAAAACATAAATTTTCTTATTACTAA
- a CDS encoding homoserine O-succinyltransferase — MPVLVIKKLPAIDFLKKENIFLLQKISNKKYPNKIKIILLNLMFKKIETENQIIRLLSNSSLLIDLSLLCVCDQKSSNYLSIKHIKKFYINLEQISNKYYDGLIITGAPLGLIDFINIRYWKEFVKIIHWAQDHVNSILSMCWSVQAVLNILYNIPKKINKKKIFGIFKHHILLKNNFLTKGFDDYFFVPHSRYSNFSLNFIKNYNNFKIISSSKEAGIYLFTSKNNKYIFITGHPEYDSLTIHKEYLNDLKKNKKNIEIPYNYYPLNNPNLIPQINWKSHGNLLFLNWLNYLNYKKNNIIY, encoded by the coding sequence ATGCCCGTTTTAGTTATAAAAAAATTACCTGCTATTGATTTTTTAAAAAAAGAAAATATATTTTTATTACAAAAAATTTCAAATAAAAAATATCCAAATAAAATTAAAATAATTTTATTAAATTTAATGTTTAAAAAAATTGAAACAGAAAATCAAATAATTAGATTATTATCTAATTCTTCATTATTAATAGATTTATCTTTATTATGTGTTTGTGATCAAAAATCATCTAATTATTTATCAATTAAACATATTAAAAAATTTTATATTAATTTAGAACAAATATCTAATAAGTATTATGATGGATTAATAATTACAGGAGCTCCTTTAGGTTTAATTGATTTTATTAATATAAGGTATTGGAAAGAATTTGTAAAAATAATACATTGGGCACAAGATCATGTTAATTCTATTTTATCTATGTGTTGGTCTGTACAAGCTGTATTAAATATATTATATAATATTCCAAAAAAAATTAATAAAAAAAAAATATTTGGTATATTTAAACATCATATTTTATTAAAAAATAATTTTTTAACAAAAGGTTTTGATGATTATTTTTTTGTACCACATTCAAGATATTCTAATTTTTCTTTAAATTTTATTAAAAATTATAATAATTTTAAAATTATTTCTTCTTCTAAAGAAGCAGGTATTTATCTTTTTACTAGTAAAAATAATAAATATATATTTATTACAGGACATCCAGAATATGATTCTTTAACAATACATAAAGAATATTTAAATGATTTAAAAAAAAATAAAAAAAATATAGAGATACCTTATAATTATTATCCTCTAAATAATCCAAATTTAATACCTCAAATTAACTGGAAAAGTCATGGTAATTTATTATTTTTAAATTGGTTAAATTATTTAAATTATAAAAAAAATAATATTATTTATTAA
- a CDS encoding aminoacyl--tRNA ligase-related protein, whose translation MLTTKYLFFTSKNKIHNQNINSYSLMIKAGMIKKLSSGIYIWLPSGLRVIKNFEKIIRFAMNNINAIELLLPIIHPSYLWEKSGRINDYGKELLKILDRKKNSFILGPTHEEVINYLINYEIKSYKFLPVHLYQIQTKFRDEIRSRLGVIRSKEFIMKDSYSFHMNEKCLQQTYEILLNTYKKIFDLIRINYFIVQANNSVIGGNISHEFHVLSKNGESKIFFSKDNYYFLDKQFKKKIISKKKNLIKIKNSIEIAHIFKIGKKYSESMNIYINNKKKIKQPLYMGCYGIGISRLIASVIEQNYDLKGIYWPNSLLAPFLIAIIPINMYNYPIVRKKSFLLYKKFISLGIEVLLDDRKENPGVMFSDIDLIGIPHIIIINNDNIINNNIEYRYRKTGFQDIISLNLITDFIFKKLKLNKCFNIFFPKK comes from the coding sequence GTGTTAACTACTAAATATTTATTTTTTACATCTAAAAATAAAATACATAATCAAAATATAAATAGTTATTCTTTAATGATTAAAGCAGGAATGATTAAAAAATTATCTTCAGGAATATATATTTGGTTACCAAGTGGATTAAGAGTAATTAAAAATTTTGAAAAAATAATACGTTTTGCAATGAATAATATAAATGCAATAGAATTATTATTACCCATAATACATCCTAGTTATCTTTGGGAAAAAAGTGGACGTATAAATGATTATGGTAAAGAATTATTAAAAATTTTAGATCGGAAAAAAAACAGTTTTATTTTAGGACCTACTCACGAAGAAGTTATTAATTACTTAATAAATTATGAAATTAAATCTTATAAATTTTTACCTGTTCATTTGTATCAAATACAAACAAAATTTCGAGATGAAATAAGATCTCGTTTAGGAGTTATACGTTCTAAAGAATTTATAATGAAAGATAGTTATTCTTTTCATATGAATGAAAAATGTTTACAACAAACATATGAAATTTTACTAAATACTTATAAAAAAATTTTTGATTTAATACGAATAAATTATTTTATAGTACAAGCAAATAATAGTGTTATTGGTGGAAATATTTCTCATGAATTTCATGTTTTATCAAAAAATGGAGAAAGTAAAATTTTTTTTTCTAAAGATAATTATTATTTTTTAGATAAACAATTTAAAAAAAAAATAATTTCTAAAAAAAAAAATTTAATAAAAATTAAAAATAGTATAGAAATAGCTCATATTTTTAAAATTGGAAAAAAATATTCTGAATCAATGAATATTTATATTAATAATAAAAAAAAAATTAAACAACCTTTATATATGGGTTGTTATGGAATTGGAATATCAAGATTAATTGCTTCTGTTATAGAACAAAATTATGATTTAAAAGGTATATATTGGCCTAATTCGTTACTAGCTCCTTTTTTAATAGCTATTATTCCTATTAATATGTATAACTATCCTATAGTAAGAAAAAAATCTTTTTTACTTTATAAAAAATTTATTTCATTAGGCATAGAAGTTCTATTAGATGATAGAAAAGAAAATCCTGGTGTTATGTTTTCAGATATAGATCTTATTGGAATACCACATATTATCATTATTAATAATGATAATATTATTAATAATAATATTGAATATAGATATAGAAAAACAGGATTTCAAGATATTATTTCTTTAAATTTAATTACTGATTTTATTTTTAAAAAACTTAAATTAAATAAATGCTTTAATATTTTTTTTCCCAAAAAATAA
- the tilS gene encoding tRNA lysidine(34) synthetase TilS — protein MLIKTETQLMLCKFKKILVAYSGGIDSTVLLYNLVKLRKKYPILLRTIHINHNLNILSNNWSKTCMLQCQKWNVLFIKKDIKITQKNNIENYARIKRYKIFENIIKNDEILVTAHNLNDQCETFLLALKRGSGPKGLSGISKISILNNIKLFRPFLEITRHQIFEYAIEKKISWIEDPSNKDIRYDRNFLRNIILPKIINRWPFFNYAVNRSSIICQEQEKLLIDLINPILMKLIQKDNSLLITPLYKFSVIKRNFIIRKWIEYNKYYYMPSRKMLFIIWNEIICCKNNNNPQIKIGKYVIRKYKNYLFCIKYFNNLKNILLIWDNLNIPFILPNKLGKLVILDTNINYKNKSINIRKPKNHEIVYIKFNITSKYYFNKLKYNKNINDIWKNLLIPKWKREQIPLLFYNDKFIAELENNLITKEGKISSNNKNNFFIFWEKKY, from the coding sequence ATGTTAATAAAAACTGAAACACAATTAATGTTATGTAAATTTAAAAAAATACTAGTAGCATATAGTGGAGGAATAGATTCCACAGTATTACTATATAATTTAGTAAAATTAAGAAAAAAATACCCAATTTTATTAAGAACTATTCATATTAATCATAATTTAAACATTTTATCAAATAATTGGTCTAAAACATGTATGTTACAATGTCAAAAATGGAATGTCTTATTTATAAAAAAAGATATAAAAATTACACAAAAAAATAATATAGAAAACTATGCTAGAATAAAAAGATATAAAATTTTTGAAAATATTATTAAAAATGATGAAATTTTAGTTACTGCTCATAATTTAAATGATCAATGTGAAACTTTTTTACTTGCTTTAAAAAGAGGAAGTGGTCCTAAAGGATTATCTGGAATATCTAAAATAAGTATATTAAATAATATAAAATTATTTCGTCCTTTTTTAGAGATTACTAGACATCAAATATTTGAATATGCTATAGAAAAAAAAATAAGTTGGATAGAAGATCCTAGTAATAAAGATATAAGATATGATCGTAATTTTTTAAGAAATATTATTTTACCTAAAATTATAAATAGATGGCCTTTTTTTAATTATGCAGTTAATAGATCTTCAATAATTTGTCAGGAACAAGAAAAACTTTTAATAGATTTAATAAATCCAATATTAATGAAATTAATACAAAAAGATAATAGTTTATTAATTACTCCATTATATAAATTTAGTGTAATAAAAAGAAATTTTATAATTAGAAAATGGATTGAATATAATAAATATTATTATATGCCTTCTAGAAAAATGTTATTTATTATATGGAATGAAATTATTTGTTGTAAAAATAATAATAATCCACAAATTAAAATAGGAAAATATGTTATTCGTAAATATAAAAACTATTTATTTTGTATAAAATACTTTAATAATTTGAAAAATATTTTATTAATATGGGATAATTTAAATATTCCATTTATATTACCTAATAAATTGGGAAAATTAGTAATATTAGATACTAATATAAACTATAAAAATAAATCGATAAATATAAGAAAACCGAAGAATCATGAAATTGTATATATAAAATTTAATATTACAAGTAAATATTATTTTAATAAATTAAAATATAACAAAAATATAAATGATATATGGAAAAATTTATTAATTCCTAAATGGAAAAGAGAACAAATACCATTATTATTTTACAATGACAAATTTATTGCTGAACTAGAAAATAATTTAATTACAAAAGAAGGAAAAATTTCATCAAATAACAAAAATAATTTTTTTATTTTTTGGGAAAAAAAATATTAA
- the dnaE gene encoding DNA polymerase III subunit alpha: MNYPEFIHLNVHSDYSIQDGLAKIEQLVKKVSLLNMPAIAITDFSNIFGLIKFYKSAHNFGLKAIIGADFKIKNLFNLNNNNQYSKLTILIMNNIGYQNLKLLIFDAYKNGYDSQIGPIITYNLLKKYNKGLIILSGGINGDIGKNILQKNFFLVEKIIFFYKKYFYNCFYLELNRTNHTHEENYINLILEFANYFSIPVVATNNVRFLNKKDFYAHEIRVAINKSYTLNESKKKSIYSKEQFLKSQKEMYLLFKNIPEALNNSVEIAKRCNVFLPLGKYFLPNYSIIKNITPKNYLIKKAHIGLKKKLKILYTNFNLLKIQKIKYKKRLDLELDIINKMGFPSYFLIVMEFVQWAKKHDIPVGPARGSGAGSLVAYVLNITNLDPIKFDLIFERFLNIERISLPDFDIDFCMEKRDLVINHVKEVYGNESVSQIITFGTMTAKSVIKDVGRVLGYPYDFLNRISKLIPLDVKISLKKAVINNKKLYDLYKSDINIKELINTSLKLEGTIRNVGKHAGGVVISPDNITKYTTIYCDDNGKNRVTQFDKNDIEDIGLVKFDFLGLRTLTVINYSLKIINKIRFEKKKKLIDINNINLNNKKIFHFLKTARTTGIFQLESEGIKKLIKQLKPDNFEDLIALLALFRPGPLQSGMVENFINRKHGKEVISYPDINWQHKKLKPILKSTYGIILYQEQVMKIAQILAGYSLGEADILRRVISKKQHEKMSKQRKRFLQGAKKLKINNILSMKIFDYLEKFSSYGFNKSHSAGYALISYQTLWLKFYYPSEFMASVLTSEMDNINKIINLISECKNMKINILPPDINNSSYKFNVDKYGNIIYGLGAIKGIGEQQAYNILNIRKKISFFKSIFDFLIKINLKKINKRILEVLITSGSLDCFNFNRGILINNLEKIIKITNKYLQEKQTGQMDFFNTNNKKLLIDNKFIDTNINYFWSKKDILIKEKNTLGFYLTGHPVHIYFKEIMFYTKNRSINNTFINYKKNIYLPITIGGIISNIRNSYNKKKQKIFIFNLDDSTNIIEVHILFNLLNKNFIILNSIVIIRGIVYFNNFKKLFICDAFYIIDIEEARKKYLHSINIIFMNDFFLKKNSFLKNLKKFIFFDKNHDKNLIQIYFYSNYFGIKKRIFFKKLYYISINENKFIYLLNNNNIKFEFN, from the coding sequence ATGAATTATCCAGAATTTATTCATTTAAATGTACATAGTGATTATTCAATACAAGATGGATTAGCAAAAATAGAACAACTTGTAAAAAAAGTTTCATTATTAAATATGCCAGCAATAGCTATTACAGATTTTAGTAATATTTTTGGTTTAATAAAATTTTATAAATCTGCTCATAATTTTGGTTTAAAAGCTATTATTGGAGCAGATTTTAAAATTAAAAATTTATTTAATTTAAATAATAATAATCAATATTCAAAATTAACAATATTAATAATGAATAATATAGGTTACCAAAATTTAAAATTACTAATTTTTGATGCTTATAAAAATGGTTATGATAGTCAAATTGGACCTATAATAACTTATAATCTACTTAAAAAATATAATAAAGGATTAATTATATTATCAGGTGGAATAAATGGGGATATAGGTAAAAATATTTTACAAAAAAATTTTTTTTTAGTAGAAAAAATAATTTTTTTTTATAAAAAATATTTCTATAATTGTTTTTATCTCGAATTAAATCGTACTAATCATACACATGAAGAAAATTATATAAATTTAATTCTTGAATTCGCAAATTATTTTTCTATACCAGTTGTTGCAACTAATAATGTACGTTTTTTAAATAAAAAAGATTTTTATGCACATGAAATTCGTGTAGCAATAAATAAAAGTTATACTTTAAATGAAAGCAAAAAAAAATCTATTTATAGTAAAGAACAATTTTTAAAAAGTCAAAAAGAAATGTATCTTTTATTTAAAAATATACCTGAAGCACTAAATAATAGTGTAGAAATAGCTAAAAGATGTAATGTTTTTTTACCTTTAGGTAAATATTTTTTACCTAATTATTCTATAATAAAAAATATAACACCTAAAAATTATCTTATTAAAAAAGCTCATATAGGTTTAAAAAAAAAATTAAAAATTTTATATACAAATTTTAATTTATTAAAAATACAAAAAATAAAATATAAAAAAAGATTAGATCTAGAATTAGATATTATTAATAAGATGGGTTTCCCTAGTTATTTTCTTATAGTGATGGAATTTGTTCAATGGGCAAAAAAACATGATATACCTGTTGGTCCAGCAAGAGGATCTGGAGCTGGTTCATTAGTTGCTTATGTTTTAAATATTACAAATTTAGATCCAATTAAATTTGATTTAATTTTTGAAAGATTTTTAAATATTGAAAGAATTTCATTACCAGATTTTGATATTGATTTTTGTATGGAAAAACGTGATTTAGTTATTAATCATGTAAAAGAAGTATATGGAAATGAATCAGTATCTCAAATTATAACATTTGGAACTATGACTGCAAAATCTGTAATAAAAGATGTTGGTAGAGTTTTAGGCTATCCGTATGATTTTCTTAATCGTATTTCAAAATTAATACCTTTAGATGTTAAAATAAGTTTGAAAAAAGCTGTTATAAATAATAAAAAATTATATGATTTATATAAATCTGATATTAATATTAAAGAATTAATAAATACTTCTCTTAAATTAGAAGGAACAATAAGGAATGTTGGTAAACATGCAGGTGGAGTTGTTATATCTCCAGATAATATTACAAAATATACAACAATATATTGTGATGATAATGGGAAAAATAGAGTTACTCAATTTGATAAAAATGATATAGAAGATATTGGTTTAGTAAAATTTGATTTTTTAGGTTTAAGAACTTTAACTGTTATTAATTATTCATTAAAAATAATTAATAAAATAAGATTTGAAAAAAAAAAAAAATTAATAGATATTAATAATATTAATTTAAATAATAAAAAAATTTTTCATTTTTTAAAAACTGCTAGAACTACAGGTATATTCCAATTAGAATCTGAAGGTATTAAAAAATTAATAAAACAATTAAAACCAGATAATTTTGAAGATTTAATTGCTTTATTAGCTTTATTTCGTCCTGGACCATTACAATCAGGAATGGTTGAAAATTTTATTAATCGAAAACATGGAAAAGAAGTAATATCATATCCTGATATAAATTGGCAACATAAAAAATTAAAACCAATATTAAAATCTACATATGGAATTATTTTATATCAAGAACAAGTTATGAAAATAGCACAAATATTAGCAGGATATAGTTTAGGTGAAGCAGATATTTTAAGAAGAGTAATAAGTAAAAAACAACATGAAAAAATGTCAAAACAAAGAAAACGTTTTTTACAGGGTGCTAAAAAATTAAAAATTAATAATATTTTATCTATGAAAATATTTGATTATTTAGAAAAATTTTCTTCATATGGATTTAATAAATCTCATTCTGCTGGATATGCTTTAATATCTTATCAAACTTTATGGTTAAAATTTTATTATCCTTCAGAATTTATGGCATCTGTTTTAACATCAGAAATGGATAATATAAATAAAATTATTAATTTAATATCTGAATGTAAAAATATGAAAATTAATATTTTACCTCCTGATATTAATAATAGTTCCTATAAATTTAATGTTGATAAATATGGTAATATTATATATGGATTAGGAGCAATAAAAGGAATTGGAGAACAACAAGCATATAATATACTTAATATAAGAAAAAAAATTAGTTTTTTTAAATCTATATTTGATTTTCTTATTAAAATAAATTTAAAAAAAATAAATAAAAGAATTTTAGAAGTATTAATAACTTCTGGTTCGTTAGATTGTTTTAATTTTAATAGAGGAATTTTAATAAATAATTTAGAAAAAATTATAAAAATAACCAATAAATATTTACAAGAAAAACAGACAGGACAAATGGATTTTTTTAATACAAATAATAAAAAATTATTAATAGATAATAAATTTATTGATACTAACATAAATTATTTTTGGTCTAAAAAAGATATTTTAATAAAAGAAAAAAATACTTTAGGATTTTATTTAACAGGTCATCCGGTACATATTTATTTCAAAGAAATTATGTTTTATACTAAAAATAGAAGTATTAATAATACATTTATAAATTATAAAAAAAATATTTATTTACCTATAACAATAGGAGGTATAATAAGTAATATTCGTAATTCTTATAATAAAAAAAAACAAAAAATTTTTATTTTTAATTTAGATGACAGTACTAATATAATTGAAGTACATATATTATTTAATTTATTAAATAAAAATTTTATTATATTAAATAGTATAGTAATTATACGTGGAATCGTATATTTTAATAATTTTAAAAAATTATTTATATGTGATGCTTTTTATATAATAGATATTGAAGAAGCTAGAAAAAAATATTTACATAGTATAAATATTATTTTTATGAATGATTTTTTTTTAAAAAAAAATTCTTTTTTAAAAAATCTTAAAAAATTTATTTTTTTTGATAAAAATCATGATAAAAATTTAATACAAATATATTTTTATTCTAATTATTTTGGTATAAAAAAAAGAATTTTTTTTAAAAAACTTTACTATATTTCAATTAATGAAAATAAATTTATTTATTTACTAAATAATAATAATATTAAATTTGAATTTAATTAA
- the fabZ gene encoding 3-hydroxyacyl-ACP dehydratase FabZ → MNNKNCCITDINEILYTLPHRYPFILVDKVIAFKKFKFLDAIKNISINEPYFQGHFPKTPIYPGVLLLESMIQTTNILLYKSINQKNIKNKEICYLTGIDNARFKKPAFPGDQIIINSIIEKKKKCFIRFYSIAKINNKIICQAKITCMRVFKKKF, encoded by the coding sequence TTGAACAATAAAAATTGTTGTATAACAGATATTAATGAAATTTTATATACTTTACCTCATAGATATCCATTTATTTTAGTTGATAAAGTTATAGCATTTAAAAAATTTAAATTTTTAGATGCTATAAAAAATATTTCTATAAATGAACCTTATTTTCAAGGACATTTTCCTAAAACACCTATTTATCCTGGTGTATTATTATTAGAATCTATGATACAAACCACAAATATTCTTTTATATAAAAGCATAAATCAAAAAAATATAAAAAATAAAGAAATATGTTATTTAACGGGTATTGATAATGCACGTTTTAAAAAACCTGCTTTTCCAGGAGATCAAATAATCATTAATAGCATTATAGAAAAAAAAAAAAAATGTTTTATACGTTTTTATAGTATAGCTAAAATAAATAATAAAATTATTTGTCAAGCAAAAATTACTTGTATGAGAGTTTTTAAAAAAAAATTTTAA
- a CDS encoding OmpH family outer membrane protein, with the protein MKYYLKIIILLILILVIPYNKVFCCPKIAIINLAKIFQTIPQKEKISKELKKEFNLEIRKIKKMEILLKNKIKKLKNKNLSKNFKKKIEKEIIYQKKLLFKKIKSFKIKSNQKQNKARNKILFFINKLINIVAEKGHYNIIIDISFLSYVKNTKDITNDVIELANKQKNILLIM; encoded by the coding sequence ATGAAATATTATTTAAAAATTATAATATTATTAATATTAATTTTAGTTATACCATATAATAAAGTTTTTTGTTGTCCTAAAATTGCTATTATAAATCTTGCAAAAATTTTTCAAACAATACCTCAAAAAGAAAAAATATCTAAAGAATTAAAAAAGGAATTTAATTTAGAAATTAGAAAAATAAAAAAAATGGAAATATTATTAAAAAATAAAATAAAAAAATTAAAAAATAAAAATTTATCAAAAAATTTTAAAAAAAAAATAGAAAAAGAAATAATATATCAAAAAAAATTATTATTTAAAAAAATAAAAAGTTTTAAAATAAAAAGTAATCAAAAACAAAATAAAGCACGCAACAAAATATTATTTTTTATTAATAAATTAATTAATATTGTTGCAGAAAAAGGACATTATAATATAATTATAGATATTTCTTTTTTATCATATGTAAAAAATACTAAAGATATAACAAATGATGTTATAGAATTAGCCAATAAACAAAAAAATATATTATTAATAATGTAA